The following proteins are encoded in a genomic region of Catellatospora sp. TT07R-123:
- a CDS encoding MFS transporter: MRRVPGERALIAGMLVDAVGSGMYVPFSLIFFQRVTGLPLTAIGAVLTGAGLVGMAGLPLAGLAVDRFGAHRSRQAVYLLRALGFAAFPLGTSLPAFAAIATLTAAGDRAFPAVQQALVGEIAQGAHRDRLMALTRSVRNGGLGAGALLAAGVVAFAGDRGFVLAAWLNAASFLVAALLSARVRSARAATPAVRARATYRTVFGDRPYAALTGANFLIALGYAALTLLLPAYAVSRLDLPATIAGPLFAVNTALCAFAGVPVGRLTRRYARRTRVAAAGALLFSAAFLGYALLELLPRPALPVGLVAMLVLYTAGELVHSPSAGALSVGAAPEAARGRYLATYQLSWALSSTIAPSLFTALLAADGRLPWLVLAASTALGAAVLVRLERTLPQAAVYTDPQPVPAPVPAPAPVAVTVRTLAGAAR, translated from the coding sequence GTGAGACGGGTGCCGGGAGAGCGGGCGCTGATCGCGGGCATGCTGGTGGACGCGGTCGGCTCGGGGATGTACGTCCCGTTCAGCCTGATCTTCTTCCAGCGGGTGACCGGCCTGCCGCTGACCGCCATCGGCGCCGTGCTGACCGGAGCCGGCCTGGTCGGCATGGCCGGGCTGCCGCTGGCCGGGCTGGCTGTCGACCGGTTCGGCGCGCACCGCAGCCGCCAGGCCGTATACCTGCTCCGAGCGCTGGGCTTCGCCGCGTTCCCGCTGGGCACCAGCCTGCCGGCGTTCGCCGCGATCGCCACCCTCACCGCCGCCGGGGACCGCGCCTTCCCCGCAGTGCAGCAGGCGCTCGTCGGCGAGATCGCGCAGGGCGCGCACCGCGACCGGTTGATGGCGCTGACCCGCAGCGTCCGCAACGGCGGGCTGGGCGCGGGAGCGCTGCTGGCCGCCGGGGTGGTCGCGTTCGCCGGGGACCGCGGCTTCGTCCTCGCGGCCTGGCTCAACGCCGCCAGCTTCCTGGTCGCGGCGCTCCTGTCGGCCCGGGTCCGCAGCGCGCGGGCGGCCACCCCGGCGGTCCGGGCGCGGGCCACCTACCGCACCGTGTTCGGCGACCGGCCGTACGCGGCACTGACCGGCGCGAACTTCCTCATCGCACTCGGCTACGCGGCGCTGACGCTGCTGCTGCCCGCGTACGCCGTCAGCCGCCTCGACCTGCCCGCCACCATCGCCGGGCCGCTGTTCGCCGTGAACACCGCGCTGTGCGCGTTCGCCGGGGTGCCGGTCGGGCGGCTCACCCGCCGGTACGCCCGCCGCACCCGGGTCGCCGCCGCGGGAGCGCTGCTGTTCAGCGCCGCCTTCCTCGGGTACGCCCTGCTGGAGCTGCTCCCCCGTCCGGCGCTGCCGGTCGGCCTGGTCGCGATGCTCGTCCTCTACACCGCCGGCGAGCTGGTGCACAGCCCCAGCGCGGGCGCGCTGTCGGTCGGCGCCGCTCCCGAGGCCGCCCGGGGCCGCTACCTGGCCACCTACCAGCTGTCCTGGGCGCTGTCGTCGACGATCGCGCCGTCGCTGTTCACCGCGCTGCTGGCCGCCGACGGGCGGCTGCCGTGGCTGGTCCTGGCCGCGAGCACCGCGCTGGGCGCGGCCGTCCTGGTCCGGCTGGAGCGCACCCTGCCGCAGGCTGCCGTGTACACCGACCCACAACCCGTCCCGGCGCCCGTCCCAGCGCCCGCACCGGTGGCCGTGACGGTCCGCACCCTGGCCGGAGCGGCACGATGA
- a CDS encoding EamA family transporter: MRFLLTALAPLTWGTTYIVTTELLPPDRPLLTGALRALPAGLLLLAAVRTLPHGSWWWRAAVLGTLNIGAFFPLLFLAAYRLPGGVAAVLGSVQPLIVIGLSAALLGQSARPRAVAAGLLGVAGVALVVLRPQSAGFDALGLVAGLAGAAAMGAGTVLGKRWGRPDGVGPLTLTAWQLTVGGLLITPLALAVEGLPPHLTTTNLAGYGYLATVNTAVAYWLWWRGLDRIPAASAAFLALLSPVTAVTVGWLVLDQSLTAVQLAGMALALTATAAGALTAAPKTSQVAGQSGTEQPRIRPVARQVS; the protein is encoded by the coding sequence ATGAGATTCCTGCTGACCGCCCTCGCGCCGCTGACCTGGGGCACCACCTACATCGTCACCACCGAGCTGCTGCCGCCCGACCGGCCGCTGCTGACCGGGGCGCTGCGGGCCCTGCCCGCCGGGCTGCTGCTGCTCGCCGCCGTACGCACCCTGCCGCACGGCTCCTGGTGGTGGCGGGCCGCCGTGCTCGGCACCCTCAACATCGGCGCGTTCTTCCCGCTGCTGTTCCTGGCCGCATACCGCCTGCCGGGCGGGGTGGCCGCGGTGCTCGGCTCGGTGCAGCCGCTGATCGTCATCGGACTGTCCGCCGCACTGCTCGGCCAGTCGGCCCGCCCCCGCGCCGTGGCCGCCGGGCTGCTCGGCGTGGCCGGGGTGGCGCTGGTGGTGCTGCGGCCGCAGTCGGCCGGGTTCGACGCCCTGGGCCTGGTCGCCGGGCTGGCCGGGGCCGCCGCCATGGGCGCCGGGACGGTGCTGGGCAAGCGCTGGGGCAGGCCCGACGGCGTCGGCCCGTTGACCCTCACCGCATGGCAGCTCACCGTCGGCGGCCTGCTCATCACCCCGCTCGCGCTGGCCGTCGAAGGACTGCCGCCGCACCTGACCACCACCAACCTCGCCGGGTACGGCTACCTCGCGACCGTGAACACCGCGGTGGCCTACTGGCTGTGGTGGCGCGGGCTGGACCGGATCCCGGCCGCCTCGGCGGCGTTCCTCGCCCTGCTCAGCCCGGTCACCGCCGTCACCGTCGGCTGGCTGGTGCTGGACCAGTCACTGACCGCCGTACAGCTCGCGGGAATGGCCCTGGCCCTGACCGCCACCGCCGCCGGCGCCCTCACCGCCGCGCCGAAGACCAGCCAAGTTGCCGGGCAATCGGGCACTGAACAGCCCCGGATTCGCCCAGTTGCCCGGCAAGTCAGCTGA
- a CDS encoding VOC family protein, translating to MVQVTGAPIRPRQFHEADGTGDWRVTGEGACACYRTGSLAEALRLATAIGALDLGGLVPDLDLRGGELTVRLITVTDDYYGLTDADLAAARLIAELARELGAVADPTAPQTVQVTIDALVGPQVVPFWRALLGYADRAGSPEDLIDPRRRGAPFYFQQMDTPRPQRNRVHVDVWVPYDQAESRLAAALAAGGHLLTAEHAPSHWVLADPEGNEACLATAGCPS from the coding sequence ATGGTCCAGGTCACCGGCGCACCGATCCGGCCCCGGCAGTTCCACGAGGCCGACGGCACCGGCGACTGGCGGGTCACCGGCGAAGGCGCCTGCGCCTGCTACCGCACCGGCTCGCTCGCCGAGGCGCTGCGCCTGGCCACCGCCATCGGCGCGCTCGACCTCGGCGGACTCGTCCCCGACCTGGACCTGCGCGGCGGCGAGCTGACGGTCCGGCTCATCACCGTCACCGACGACTACTACGGTCTGACCGACGCGGACCTGGCCGCCGCCCGCCTGATCGCCGAACTGGCCCGCGAGCTGGGCGCCGTCGCCGATCCGACCGCGCCGCAGACGGTGCAGGTGACGATCGACGCGCTGGTGGGGCCGCAGGTGGTGCCGTTCTGGCGGGCACTGCTCGGGTACGCCGACCGGGCGGGCAGTCCTGAGGACCTGATCGACCCGCGCCGCCGCGGCGCGCCGTTCTACTTCCAGCAGATGGACACGCCCCGGCCGCAGCGCAACCGGGTGCACGTGGACGTGTGGGTGCCGTACGACCAGGCCGAATCGCGCCTCGCGGCGGCGCTGGCGGCAGGCGGCCACCTGCTCACCGCCGAACACGCCCCCTCCCACTGGGTACTCGCCGACCCCGAAGGCAACGAGGCCTGCCTCGCCACCGCCGGCTGCCCGTCCTAG
- a CDS encoding alpha/beta hydrolase yields the protein MTSVLILPGFENSGPAHWQSAWEREHGFVRVEQDDWFTPLVADWVRTLGAAIAAATGPVVLAAHSLGCVTVAHWAASGADTAKVAGALLVAPADIDTADVPPLYNFRPIPLARLPFPSIVVAGDDDPWAALPRSEQFAAAWGSRLVVVPGGGHLNADSNLGSWPEGLALLHALHP from the coding sequence GTGACGAGCGTGCTGATCCTGCCCGGTTTCGAGAACTCCGGCCCCGCGCACTGGCAGAGTGCCTGGGAGCGCGAGCACGGGTTCGTCCGGGTCGAGCAGGACGACTGGTTCACGCCGCTGGTGGCGGACTGGGTGCGTACCCTCGGCGCGGCGATCGCGGCCGCGACCGGCCCGGTCGTGCTGGCCGCGCACAGCCTCGGCTGCGTCACCGTCGCGCACTGGGCCGCCTCCGGCGCCGACACGGCCAAGGTGGCCGGTGCGCTGCTGGTCGCCCCGGCCGACATCGACACCGCCGACGTCCCGCCGCTGTACAACTTCCGGCCGATCCCGCTGGCCCGGCTGCCGTTCCCGAGCATCGTGGTGGCGGGCGACGACGACCCGTGGGCGGCGCTGCCGCGCAGCGAGCAGTTCGCGGCCGCGTGGGGCTCGCGACTGGTCGTGGTCCCCGGCGGCGGCCACCTCAACGCCGACTCGAACCTCGGCTCCTGGCCCGAAGGCCTCGCCCTGCTCCACGCCTTGCACCCCTGA
- a CDS encoding carbohydrate ABC transporter permease yields MALSVSAGTRPRRRGPQARRQRLGLLFVLPAVLLVLGIFVVPVIVTAVMSFYDWSLLGDRTFVGLDNYTRLAGDTQFWQSLGFTTLYTVIVTAALLLVGFALALAVRHRRRGVGLLRTAFVMPVVIGFATASYLTLWLLDDRIGIVPDLLRRVGLVDGNVSVFSDFSSALAVVVVLVVWKTVGLTMLLLMSGMQAISKDFYEAAQVDGARPARMFRSITLPLLRPTIGLVLILTVIGSYLAFDQFFILTQGGPDNSTIPVVYLIYRAGFIDFNLGYSAAMSIGLMVILLILTSIQLLIVRTREDQ; encoded by the coding sequence ATGGCGCTGAGTGTATCGGCCGGAACCCGGCCGCGGCGGCGCGGACCGCAGGCCCGCCGCCAGCGGCTCGGGCTGCTGTTCGTGCTGCCGGCCGTCCTGCTCGTGCTCGGCATCTTCGTGGTGCCGGTGATCGTCACCGCGGTGATGTCGTTCTACGACTGGTCGCTGCTGGGCGACCGCACGTTCGTCGGCCTGGACAACTACACCCGCCTGGCCGGGGACACCCAGTTCTGGCAGAGCCTCGGCTTCACCACGCTCTACACGGTGATCGTCACGGCGGCGCTGCTGCTGGTCGGGTTCGCGCTGGCGCTGGCGGTGCGTCACCGCAGACGCGGCGTCGGCCTGCTGCGTACGGCGTTCGTGATGCCGGTGGTGATCGGCTTCGCCACCGCGAGCTACCTGACGCTGTGGCTGCTCGACGACCGCATCGGCATCGTGCCCGACCTGTTGCGCCGGGTGGGGCTGGTGGACGGCAACGTCTCGGTGTTCAGCGACTTCTCCAGCGCGCTGGCGGTGGTCGTGGTGCTGGTGGTCTGGAAGACCGTCGGCCTGACCATGCTGCTGCTGATGTCCGGGATGCAGGCCATCTCGAAGGACTTCTACGAGGCGGCCCAGGTCGACGGCGCCCGCCCGGCCCGGATGTTCCGCTCCATCACGCTGCCGCTGCTGCGGCCGACGATCGGGCTGGTCCTGATCCTGACCGTGATCGGCAGCTACCTGGCGTTCGACCAGTTCTTCATCCTGACCCAGGGCGGGCCCGACAACAGCACCATCCCGGTGGTCTACCTGATCTACCGGGCGGGCTTCATCGACTTCAACCTGGGCTACTCGGCCGCGATGTCGATCGGGCTCATGGTCATCCTGCTCATCCTCACGAGCATCCAGCTGCTGATCGTGCGTACCCGGGAGGACCAGTGA
- a CDS encoding LacI family DNA-binding transcriptional regulator has translation MASVAGVSTATVSKVLNERPDVGAEVRQRVLDTIGRLGYRPNAVARGLRSRHTDTIAILTDDLEGIFTNALMRGVEDAASAYDVSVLLANSYGDPEKERKHLRRLLDRQVDGLIIMSGNRVRPRSGPALPLPATPYVFLYEYGTAEPVPSVLPDDRGGAALAAQHLVDLGRRRIGFINGPASWEATADRLDGLTTTLAAAGVPLEPAFVRHAASWSPEDGYALANALLDAPEPPDAIFGASDDLAIGALAAIHERGLRIPEDVAVVGFDDRSLAVHQRPPLTTVALPLLEMGRVAGQRLLDAVNGEPQRHELIRVPCELRVRASTLGRQTTAA, from the coding sequence GTGGCGTCCGTAGCGGGCGTCTCCACCGCCACCGTCTCCAAGGTGCTCAACGAGCGGCCCGACGTCGGCGCCGAGGTCCGCCAGCGGGTCCTGGACACCATCGGGCGGCTCGGCTACCGCCCCAACGCCGTCGCGCGCGGCCTGCGCTCGCGCCACACCGACACCATCGCGATCCTCACCGACGACCTGGAGGGGATCTTCACCAACGCGCTCATGCGCGGCGTGGAGGACGCCGCCTCGGCGTACGACGTCTCGGTCCTGCTCGCCAACAGCTACGGCGACCCCGAGAAGGAGCGCAAGCACCTGCGCCGCCTGCTCGACCGCCAGGTCGACGGGCTCATCATCATGTCCGGCAACCGGGTCCGCCCCCGCTCCGGCCCGGCGCTGCCGCTGCCCGCGACGCCGTACGTCTTCCTCTACGAGTACGGCACCGCCGAACCCGTGCCCAGCGTGCTGCCCGACGACCGGGGCGGGGCCGCGCTGGCCGCCCAGCACCTCGTCGACCTCGGCCGCCGCCGCATCGGCTTCATCAACGGACCCGCCTCCTGGGAGGCCACCGCCGACCGGCTCGACGGCCTGACCACCACCCTCGCCGCCGCCGGAGTCCCGTTGGAGCCGGCCTTCGTCCGCCACGCCGCCTCCTGGTCACCGGAGGACGGGTACGCCCTGGCCAACGCGCTGCTGGACGCCCCCGAGCCCCCCGACGCGATCTTCGGCGCCAGCGACGACCTCGCCATCGGCGCGCTCGCCGCGATCCACGAGCGCGGCCTGCGCATCCCCGAGGACGTCGCCGTCGTCGGCTTCGACGACCGGTCGCTGGCCGTGCACCAGCGGCCGCCGCTCACCACCGTGGCCCTGCCGCTGCTGGAGATGGGGCGGGTCGCCGGGCAGCGGCTGCTCGACGCCGTCAACGGCGAGCCGCAGCGGCACGAACTGATCCGCGTCCCCTGCGAGCTGCGGGTACGCGCCTCCACCCTGGGCCGCCAGACCACCGCCGCCTGA
- a CDS encoding YafY family protein, with translation MRAARMMTLLLHLQVRGQASGGDLARLLEVSERTVQRDVEALLANGIPVRAVRGPAGGYRLDGGYRTRLTGVGLDEAGALAFLGLAGPARELGLGEMLEGARIKVWASLTGAARERAARSVERFHLDPYRWYGTPEPVPCLTELAEAVWRDRRVRISYVRAGEAADREVDPLGLVLAAGDWYLVALRDGRRRTYRVSRVATVEPLDGPVVRPDGFDLAEVWAQARRELEREVTAVEVTVRVEPRALPRLRRAVPVHGQPLVPLTAPAELDLTVPFENEHWACAALVGLGAAVEVLAPPEIRRRVAAELRAAADRYRDAPG, from the coding sequence ATGCGTGCGGCCCGGATGATGACCCTGCTCCTGCACCTGCAAGTCCGCGGTCAGGCCAGCGGCGGGGACCTGGCCCGGCTGCTGGAGGTCAGCGAGCGCACCGTGCAGCGCGACGTCGAGGCGCTGCTGGCCAACGGCATCCCGGTGCGCGCCGTACGGGGACCTGCGGGCGGGTACCGGCTCGACGGCGGCTACCGCACCCGGCTGACCGGGGTCGGCCTGGACGAGGCCGGGGCGCTGGCTTTCCTCGGGCTCGCGGGCCCGGCGCGGGAACTGGGGCTCGGCGAGATGCTGGAGGGCGCCCGGATCAAGGTCTGGGCCAGCCTCACCGGCGCCGCCCGGGAGCGGGCCGCCCGCAGCGTGGAGCGGTTCCACCTCGACCCGTACCGCTGGTACGGCACGCCCGAGCCGGTGCCCTGCCTGACCGAACTGGCCGAGGCGGTGTGGCGCGACCGGCGGGTGCGGATCAGCTACGTGCGCGCGGGCGAGGCCGCCGACCGGGAGGTCGATCCGCTGGGGCTGGTGCTCGCCGCGGGCGACTGGTACCTGGTGGCGCTGCGGGACGGGCGGCGGCGGACGTACCGGGTGTCGCGGGTGGCGACGGTGGAGCCGCTGGACGGGCCGGTGGTCCGCCCGGACGGGTTCGACCTGGCCGAGGTCTGGGCGCAGGCGCGCCGTGAACTGGAGCGGGAGGTCACGGCGGTCGAGGTGACGGTCCGCGTCGAGCCTCGGGCGCTGCCGCGGCTGCGGCGGGCCGTGCCGGTGCACGGGCAGCCGCTGGTGCCGCTGACGGCCCCGGCGGAGCTCGACCTGACCGTCCCGTTCGAGAACGAGCACTGGGCGTGCGCCGCCCTGGTCGGGCTGGGCGCCGCCGTCGAGGTGCTGGCGCCGCCGGAGATCCGCCGCCGGGTCGCGGCGGAACTGCGCGCGGCTGCGGACCGCTACCGGGACGCGCCGGGCTGA
- a CDS encoding MarR family winged helix-turn-helix transcriptional regulator: protein MHADGVDAIGDQWRAERPDLGELLPMELFGRVYRIAAAMGERVERVYQPFGISRAEFDVLATLRRSGEPFTLSPKQLSDTLMLTTGGMTGRLDRLERAGLVERQPHPDDRRSLRVRLTPSGKDTVDRAVAAGLELQREILAKLPPADARRLAELLRDLLAAVR, encoded by the coding sequence ATGCACGCAGACGGTGTGGACGCGATCGGCGACCAGTGGCGCGCCGAGCGCCCCGACCTCGGCGAGCTGCTGCCGATGGAGCTGTTCGGCCGCGTCTACCGCATCGCGGCGGCGATGGGGGAGCGGGTCGAGCGGGTCTACCAGCCCTTCGGCATCAGCCGGGCCGAGTTCGACGTGCTGGCCACGCTGCGGCGCTCGGGCGAGCCGTTCACCCTGTCGCCCAAGCAGCTGTCGGACACGCTCATGCTCACCACCGGCGGCATGACCGGCCGGCTGGACCGGCTGGAGCGGGCGGGGCTGGTGGAGCGGCAGCCCCACCCCGACGACCGCCGCTCGCTGCGGGTGCGGCTCACGCCGTCGGGGAAGGACACCGTCGACCGCGCCGTCGCGGCCGGGCTGGAGCTCCAGCGGGAGATCCTGGCCAAGCTGCCGCCCGCCGACGCCCGCCGCCTGGCCGAGCTGCTGCGCGACCTGCTCGCCGCCGTACGCTGA
- a CDS encoding Gfo/Idh/MocA family protein produces the protein MDQLRIGVLGAARINRNGIVNPARAVPEVTVAAVAARDPGRAREFAAKHGVPVVHRDYEALLADPELDAVYIPLPNGLHEQWTLRALAAGKHVLCEKPLTSNAEQARRVQAAADGSGLVVMEAFHYRYHPLIRRVEQLLAEGAIGPVRHVRSAMCFPLPRFGDIRYNLALAGGATMDAGCYAIHVLRLLGGGEPQVVSAAAKLRSPGVDRAMTAQFRFEGGATGQMTASMWSSKLLDFAAFVEGERGSIRIPMYLMPSVWPRFTLVRDGRRTVEKVPGEATYTHQLRAFADAVLRGAPVLTPPADSVANMTVIDAVYRAAGLDLRP, from the coding sequence ATGGATCAGCTGCGTATCGGTGTCCTCGGCGCCGCCCGGATCAACCGCAACGGCATCGTGAACCCGGCGCGGGCGGTCCCCGAGGTGACGGTCGCGGCGGTGGCGGCCCGCGATCCCGGCAGGGCCCGCGAGTTCGCCGCCAAGCACGGTGTGCCCGTGGTGCACCGGGACTACGAGGCGCTGCTGGCCGATCCCGAGCTGGACGCGGTGTACATCCCGCTGCCCAACGGGCTGCACGAGCAGTGGACGCTGCGGGCGCTGGCGGCGGGCAAGCACGTGCTGTGCGAGAAGCCGCTGACCAGCAACGCCGAGCAGGCCCGGCGGGTGCAGGCGGCCGCCGACGGGTCCGGGCTGGTGGTGATGGAGGCGTTCCACTACCGGTATCACCCGCTGATCCGGCGGGTCGAGCAGCTGCTGGCCGAGGGCGCGATCGGGCCGGTGCGGCACGTGCGCTCGGCGATGTGCTTCCCGCTGCCGCGCTTCGGCGACATCCGGTACAACCTGGCCCTGGCCGGGGGCGCGACGATGGACGCGGGCTGTTACGCGATCCACGTGCTGCGGCTGCTGGGCGGGGGCGAGCCGCAGGTGGTGTCGGCGGCGGCGAAGCTGCGCTCGCCCGGGGTGGACCGGGCGATGACGGCGCAGTTCCGGTTCGAGGGCGGGGCGACCGGGCAGATGACGGCCAGCATGTGGTCGTCGAAGCTGCTCGACTTCGCCGCCTTCGTCGAGGGCGAGCGCGGTTCGATCCGCATCCCGATGTATCTGATGCCGTCGGTGTGGCCCCGGTTCACGCTGGTGCGCGACGGGCGGCGCACGGTGGAGAAGGTGCCGGGCGAGGCGACGTACACCCACCAGCTGCGGGCCTTCGCCGACGCGGTCCTGCGCGGCGCCCCGGTGCTCACCCCGCCCGCCGACTCGGTCGCCAACATGACCGTCATCGACGCCGTCTACCGGGCTGCGGGCCTCGACCTCCGGCCCTGA